The Gloeobacter violaceus PCC 7421 DNA window CCGCCTCGGAAAATTGCTCGGTCCGCGCGGCCTGATGCCCTCTCCCAAGGGCGGCACGGTGACGATGGACCTGGTGGGCGCCATCCGCGAATTCAAAGCGGGCAAACTCGAATTTCGCGCCGACCGCACCGGTATCGTCCACATCCCCTTCGGCAAGGTAAGTTTCACCCCCGAAGCGCTGATGGACAATCTCAAGTCGGTCCAAGATGCGATCGACCGCGCCAAGCCGTCGGGGGCCAAGGGCCGCTACTGGCGCACTTTTCATATCAAGTCGACCATGGGGCCTTCGATCGAAATCGACATCAACGCCCTGCGCGACCTCAAGCTGGAGGGCGCCGCCTAGGGCCCAGTTTTTCAACCGAATCCGCGACCGAAGACAGCAGGGGCCTTGACGCTTAATCAGCCTGCCGAGGTTGGCACATGGGAAGTACGCCTCCAGGCTTTTTCCCTTTGCGCCTCGCTTCGAATATCGGCGGGGCGATTTTTTTGCCCAACCCAAGGAGGTGAGAACCAGTGGGAAAAAGACCAGTCAAAGAAGCGCTCGTAGGCGATCTCCAGAAACTTCTGGAGAAAAGCTCGGTGGTGATGGTGATCGACTATCGCGGTCTGAGCGTCGCCGAAATCACCGGCCTGCGCCGCCGCATGCGCGAGCACGGCGGCACCTGCGTGGTGGCCAAGAACACCCTGATGGGGGTCGCTACCCGCGAGACGGCCTGGCGGAACATCGATCCGCTGCTGGCGGGTCCTTCGGCCTTTCTTTTCGGCAACGAAAAGCTCAAGGAGATGCTCAAGACCTACGAGGACTTCGCGCGCGAGACCAAAAAAACCGAGTTTCGCGGCGCGGTCGTCGACGGTACCCTCGTCACCCTCGACGGCCTCAAGGCGATTGCCGACCTGCCGCCCAAGGAGGTGCTTCTGGCCCAGTTTGCCGGTGCCCTCAAGGTGCTGCCGACCAAGATCGCCGTGGGCATCAACCAGGTGCCGACGAAGGTGGCCGTGGGCATCAACGAAGTGCCCGCCGGCCTGGCCCGGGTCCTCGAAGCGCTCAGAAAACAAAAAGAAGAACAGCAGCAGCCGCAAGCTGCCGCTTGAAGCAACCATCGACTTACAGGAGAGATAGACCATGGCAAGCGAACGCGTCGAGAAAATTCTCGAAGATCTGAAGGCCCTCAGCCTGCTGGAGGCGGCCGAACTGGTCAAAGGCATCGAAGAAGTCTTTGGCGTCAAGGCCGAGGCGCCCGCCGGGGGCGGCATGATGGTGATGCCCGGCGTGATGCCCGGCGCCCCCGCCGCCGCCGCCCCGGCCGAGCCGGTCGAGGAGCAGACCGAGTTCACCGTCATGCTCGAAGAAGTGCCCGCCGACAAGAAGATCGCCATCCTCAAGGTGGCCCGCGAGATCACCGGCCTCGGCCTCAAAGAAGCCAAGGATCTGGTCGAAGCGGCCCCCAAGGCGGTCAAAGAAGGCGTCAACAAAGACGACGCCGCGACTATCAAGAAGAAACTCGAAGAAGCCGGCGCCAAAGCCAGCATCAAGTAGTTTCAATTCCCCGGTGATCCCCTCCCGGTCCTGTCGGCCTGGAGGGGTTTTGGGATCGCGAACGATTCTTGCTATGGTTGGGAAATAGGTGCTGCCGGGCGGGAGACGAGGCTGTGGATATACAAATTGGACGGAGCAAGACCGTTCGCCGCGCATATGGTATCGATGAAATTGCCCTGGTGCCGGGGCGGCGCACCCTCGATCCCGATCTGGCCGATACCGGCTGGACCATCGGCAACGT harbors:
- the rplL gene encoding 50S ribosomal protein L7/L12; the encoded protein is MASERVEKILEDLKALSLLEAAELVKGIEEVFGVKAEAPAGGGMMVMPGVMPGAPAAAAPAEPVEEQTEFTVMLEEVPADKKIAILKVAREITGLGLKEAKDLVEAAPKAVKEGVNKDDAATIKKKLEEAGAKASIK
- the rplJ gene encoding 50S ribosomal protein L10, which gives rise to MGKRPVKEALVGDLQKLLEKSSVVMVIDYRGLSVAEITGLRRRMREHGGTCVVAKNTLMGVATRETAWRNIDPLLAGPSAFLFGNEKLKEMLKTYEDFARETKKTEFRGAVVDGTLVTLDGLKAIADLPPKEVLLAQFAGALKVLPTKIAVGINQVPTKVAVGINEVPAGLARVLEALRKQKEEQQQPQAAA